CAGCGCCCCGAGCGCGGCGATCTCGCCGCGGATCTTGCGGATGTGCTTCATGGCCTCCGACACGTCGCCGGTGCCCGCCTCGCCCTTGGAGCGGATCATCGCCGCCCCCTCGGTGATGCGCCGCAGCGCCTCCCCGAGGTTGGTCGCGCCGCAGACGAACGGGACGGTGAAGTTCCACTTGTCGATGTGGTTCACATAGTCGGCCGGTGAGAGCACCTCGGACTCGTCGATGTAGTCCACGCCGAGCTCCTGGAGCACCTGCGCCTCGACGAAGTGGCCGATGCGCGCCTTCGCCATGACGGGGATCGATACCGCCTCGATGATGCCGTCGATCATGTCGGGATCGCTCATCCGTGACACGCCGCCCTGGGCGCGGATGTCGGCGGGCACGCGCTCGAGTGCCATGACCGCGACGGCACCGGCATCCTCGGCGATCTTCGCCTGATCGGGGGTGACGACGTCCATGATGACGCCGCCTTTGAGCATCTCGGCGAGTCCGCGCTTGACGCGGGACGATCCGGTGACGGGAGTGGACACGGGTTTCTCCTTCGGGTGTGGACGTCGCTCGGTGCGGCGGAGCGAGATGCCGCAGCTATTGGCCTAGGCCAAAACGTAGCATGTCCTGTCACATACACTGATCACCGTGAACGCCGTCCCCGATGCCTGCACCGTGCTGCGCATCGCCGGGGCCACCGCGACCGATATCGCCGACAGTGTGCGACAGAGGATCGAGCGCGGCGAGCTGGCGCCCGGCTCGGCACTTCCTCCGGTGCGAACCCTCGCCGACGAGCTGGGGGTCAATCGCAACACCGTCGTGTCCGCGTATCGTCTGCTGACGCAGGCCGGGCTCGTCGAGGCCCGCGGCCGCGCCGGCACGCGCGTCGCCGAACGCACCCCCGTGGCGCAAGAAGGCTTCGCACGCGGCACGGTGCTGCGCGACCTCGCGGCGGGTAACCCCGACCCGGCGCTCATCCCCGATCTGCATCCAGCCCTCAGCCGCATCGCGGGTCGGCCGGTGCTGTACGGCGAACCCGTCATCGACCGCGACCTGGCAGCGTGGTCCGAAGGGTGGATGCGGGCCGCCGTCGGAGACGACCGCGCGCTGCGTCTCACGATCACGGGCGGCGCCTCCGACGCGATCGAACGTCTGCTCGCTCAGACGCTGACGCGCGACGATGCGGTGGCTCTCGAAGACCCGTGCTTCCTCGCGAGCCTGAACACGGTTCGCCTCGGCGGTTACCGCCCC
The DNA window shown above is from Microbacterium laevaniformans and carries:
- the pdxS gene encoding pyridoxal 5'-phosphate synthase lyase subunit PdxS, with the protein product MSTPVTGSSRVKRGLAEMLKGGVIMDVVTPDQAKIAEDAGAVAVMALERVPADIRAQGGVSRMSDPDMIDGIIEAVSIPVMAKARIGHFVEAQVLQELGVDYIDESEVLSPADYVNHIDKWNFTVPFVCGATNLGEALRRITEGAAMIRSKGEAGTGDVSEAMKHIRKIRGEIAALGALSRDELYVAAKELQAPYELVAEIAETGTLPVVLFVAGGVATPADAAMMMQLGADGVFVGSGIFKSGDPAARAAAIVKATTFFDDPKVIADVSRGLGEAMVGINVADLPAPHRLAERGW